A window of Coturnix japonica isolate 7356 chromosome 2, Coturnix japonica 2.1, whole genome shotgun sequence contains these coding sequences:
- the MRPL53 gene encoding 39S ribosomal protein L53, mitochondrial, translated as MASRIHVVLRPVKSIVVRFCPFDSNVESTRKFLQCINHKRIQATNRNCEVSADVRHDGSEPLVDVMFADGERLIMKGANLTTVEMLTALGSRCNAKELKAEQKSKKNP; from the exons ATGGCGTCCCGGATCCATGTGGTGCTGCGGCCCGTGAAGAGTATCGTAGTCCGCTTCTGCCCCTTCGATTCCAACGTGGAGAGCACCAG gaAATTTCTTCAATGTATAAACCATAAAAGAATCCAAGCTACTAACAGGAACTGTGAAGTGTCTGCAGATGTGAGACATGATGGATCTGAACCACTTGTAGATGTTATGTTTG ctgaTGGAGAGCGATTGATAATGAAAGGAGCCAACCTGACAACAGTTGAAATGTTAACAGCACTGGGTTCCAGATGTAATGCAAAGGAGCTTaaggcagaacagaaaagcaagaagaatcCCTGA